Proteins found in one Canis aureus isolate CA01 chromosome 19, VMU_Caureus_v.1.0, whole genome shotgun sequence genomic segment:
- the R3HDM4 gene encoding R3H domain-containing protein 4 — MVALENPEGSSEEAAAAVGSPPGGRRTLPLPGCLPALAGSQVKRLSASKRKQHFINQAVRNSDLVPKAKGRKSLQRLENTQYLLTLLETDGGTAGLDDGDLAPPAAPGIFAEACSNETYVEVWNDFMNRSGEEQERVLRYLEDEGKSKARRRGPGRGEDRRREDPAYTPRDCFQRISRRLRAVLKRSRIPMATLETWEERLLRFFSVSPQAVYTAMLDNSFERLLLHAVCQYMDLISASADLEGKRQMRVSNRHLDFLPPGLLLSAYLEQRS; from the exons GCCCCTTCCGGGCTGCCTGCCCGCTCTGGCTGGCTCCCAGGTGAAGAGGCTGTCAGCCTCCAAGCGGAAGCAGCACTTCATCAACCAGGCTGTGCGGAACTCAGACCTCGTGCCCAAGGCCAAGGGGCGGAAGAGCCTCCAGCGCCTAGAGAACA CCCAGTACCTCCTAACCCTGCTGGAGACAGACGGGGGCACAGCTGGCCTGGACGATGGGGACCTGGCCCCCCCGGCAGCACCCGGCATCTTCGCAGAGGCCTGCAGCAATGAGACCTACGTGGAG GTCTGGAATGACTTCATGAACCGCTCCGGGGAGGAGCAGGAAAGGGTTCTCCGCTACCTGGAGGATGAGGGCAAGAGCAAGGCGCGGAGGAGGGGGCCTGGCCGCGGGGAGGACCGCAGGAGAG AGGACCCAGCCTACACGCCCCGCGACTGCTTCCAGCGCATCAGCCGGCGCCTGAGAGCCGTCCTCAAGCGGAGCCGCATCCCCATG GCAACGCTGGAGACCTGGGAGGAGCGGTTGCTGAGGTTCTTTTCTGTGTCCCCCCAGGCCGTGTACACGGCCATGCTGGACAACAG CTTTGAGCGGCTCCTGCTTCACGCCGTCTGCCAGTACATGGACCTCATCTCAGCCA GCGCGGACCTGGAAGGCAAGAGGCAGATGAGGGTCAGCAACCGGCACCTGGACTTCCTGCCGCCCGGGCTGCTCCTGTCCGCGTACCTGGAGCAGCGGAGCTGA